From a region of the Salinispira pacifica genome:
- a CDS encoding type II toxin-antitoxin system Phd/YefM family antitoxin, translating into MNLKDDIKPISYIKTNAADMLKRVNETHNPIVITQNGEAKAVLLDTESYQEMRNSLGILKMLTESEKSIGEGDVIPQDDVFQKIESKLNKKKKN; encoded by the coding sequence ATGAATTTGAAAGATGATATTAAACCTATTTCATACATAAAAACGAACGCTGCGGATATGCTTAAGCGTGTTAATGAAACCCACAATCCAATAGTGATTACACAAAACGGTGAAGCTAAAGCGGTATTATTAGATACAGAATCTTACCAGGAAATGCGAAACAGCTTAGGAATTCTCAAAATGCTCACTGAAAGCGAAAAATCCATAGGGGAGGGTGATGTCATCCCACAGGATGATGTTTTTCAAAAAATTGAATCAAAATTGAATAAAAAAAAGAAAAACTAA
- a CDS encoding type II toxin-antitoxin system RelE/ParE family toxin has protein sequence MRNFTLSTKFWEFPTFFQGSHKIFWTKTAVEDLEEIIEYISIESIDIAIKQYEKIKAAASKLDSFPDRGRIIPELQKQNIYKYRELIIGPWRVMYKIEDNKVYILAVIDGRRNIEEILMKRHLR, from the coding sequence ATGCGGAATTTTACCCTATCAACAAAATTTTGGGAATTCCCTACCTTTTTTCAGGGGAGTCATAAAATATTCTGGACAAAAACTGCAGTTGAAGATTTAGAAGAAATAATTGAATATATTTCGATTGAATCAATTGATATTGCCATAAAACAGTATGAAAAAATCAAAGCTGCTGCATCAAAATTAGATTCTTTTCCCGATCGGGGTCGGATCATTCCTGAACTACAAAAGCAAAATATATATAAGTATCGGGAATTAATAATTGGACCTTGGCGCGTAATGTATAAAATCGAAGACAATAAAGTATATATCCTTGCGGTAATTGATGGCCGAAGAAATATTGAAGAAATTCTTATGAAACGTCATCTACGATAG
- the tnpB gene encoding IS66 family insertion sequence element accessory protein TnpB (TnpB, as the term is used for proteins encoded by IS66 family insertion elements, is considered an accessory protein, since TnpC, encoded by a neighboring gene, is a DDE family transposase.), protein MFHLDPAARVWLIPGKTDMRKAVNGLSGIVAHQLALDPMSGQYFVFCGRRRDIIKILYWDRNGYGLWYKRLEVDKFRWPQTPQEARAVSGEQLGWLLLGLDWERAHPVRRY, encoded by the coding sequence ATGTTTCACCTTGATCCTGCTGCACGGGTATGGCTGATTCCCGGGAAAACCGACATGAGAAAAGCTGTTAACGGGCTGTCGGGAATTGTCGCCCATCAGCTGGCGCTGGATCCCATGAGCGGGCAGTACTTCGTGTTCTGCGGTCGGCGTCGGGATATTATCAAGATCCTGTATTGGGATCGCAATGGCTACGGGCTGTGGTACAAACGGCTTGAAGTGGATAAGTTCCGGTGGCCCCAAACACCGCAGGAAGCCCGGGCAGTCAGCGGCGAGCAGTTGGGCTGGCTGTTATTGGGCCTTGACTGGGAACGCGCTCATCCGGTTCGCCGGTACTAA
- the tnpA gene encoding IS66 family insertion sequence element accessory protein TnpA — MSTMHSAEQWRELVEEFYSSDTSSRKSFCQENDISYSAFGYWDRKLNGPAVQEPEELQCVELPSLGDLRTLGRMEEYELYTEGLYMDVPGSDSRVHVRGRISLSRLTRIAAACQGE; from the coding sequence ATGAGTACGATGCACAGCGCCGAGCAATGGCGAGAACTGGTTGAAGAGTTTTATTCAAGCGACACCTCCAGTCGAAAGTCATTCTGTCAGGAAAACGATATATCCTATTCAGCCTTTGGCTATTGGGATCGAAAGCTGAACGGTCCCGCAGTTCAGGAACCGGAAGAACTTCAGTGTGTCGAACTTCCCAGTCTGGGCGACCTTCGGACACTGGGCAGAATGGAAGAATACGAACTATACACAGAGGGATTGTACATGGACGTGCCCGGCAGCGATAGCCGGGTTCATGTTCGAGGCCGGATTTCTCTTTCCCGGCTGACGAGAATTGCGGCAGCCTGCCAGGGGGAGTGA
- a CDS encoding transposase produces MFRKNEGHKQQRMFTSVDQLPETARKHLEQSWAQVFYHEYFCRINEEVFSVLYSDKHSRPNTPINILVGFETLKSGFGLSDERLYDHFMFDLKFRYALGLKDFDEGNFELRTIYNFRSAVSAYEEEHRVNLIHKASEQITDEQLKQFQIKTGLQRMDSTMVQSNIRKMSRLQLLVEIIHRFYRMLSEEEQKAYEQLFARYVKEDSLHYCCRVKRDEMDGRLEQLGKDLSTMLECFEDVHGDEKAYQQAFRVFGEHFRFEQESIVVRESKELGGSTLQSPDDEEATFRTKSRESSRGYGANITETCDEDNNLQLISRVSVAPNITDDQQFLAEDIENLKEREGIDEVYTDAGYTGEAAAKATATYQVSQHVSAIKGRKKEKTRVGLEDFTVTRTSEGKVTAIICPNGQGGELRESKKAADRYTAGFSADGCQACPFVNQCPAKRLKKRPSYVLHFTATDLRVAATRKQVAETGKEITNKRASIESTVRSVIHPFGGHLCKLPVRGRHRVTTMMVLSAMMVNIRRIRGYLFPEDGSKPIPDGYALC; encoded by the coding sequence ATGTTTCGAAAGAACGAAGGACATAAGCAGCAGAGAATGTTTACATCGGTGGACCAACTTCCTGAGACTGCAAGAAAACACCTTGAACAGTCCTGGGCACAGGTTTTCTACCATGAATATTTCTGCAGGATTAACGAGGAGGTCTTCTCCGTTCTCTACAGTGATAAGCATTCACGGCCCAACACGCCTATCAATATTCTGGTAGGCTTTGAAACCCTCAAATCCGGATTCGGCTTAAGTGACGAGCGACTCTATGATCATTTCATGTTTGATCTGAAGTTCCGCTACGCCCTGGGCTTGAAGGACTTTGACGAAGGAAACTTTGAGCTGCGTACTATCTACAACTTCCGCTCAGCGGTGAGTGCCTATGAAGAGGAACACAGGGTTAATCTGATTCACAAGGCAAGTGAACAGATAACCGACGAGCAATTGAAACAGTTTCAGATAAAAACCGGCCTACAGCGGATGGATTCAACCATGGTGCAGAGTAACATCCGCAAGATGAGCCGTCTGCAGCTGTTGGTAGAAATCATCCATCGCTTTTACCGTATGCTCAGTGAAGAAGAACAGAAAGCGTATGAGCAGCTGTTTGCCAGGTATGTGAAAGAAGACTCCCTGCACTATTGCTGCCGGGTGAAACGGGACGAGATGGACGGGCGACTTGAGCAGCTTGGAAAAGATCTATCGACTATGCTGGAATGTTTTGAAGACGTGCACGGAGATGAAAAAGCGTACCAGCAGGCCTTCAGGGTTTTTGGTGAACACTTTCGTTTTGAACAGGAATCTATCGTTGTGCGAGAAAGTAAAGAACTCGGTGGTAGCACCTTGCAGTCTCCTGATGATGAAGAGGCCACCTTCAGGACGAAAAGCAGAGAAAGCTCCCGGGGGTATGGTGCAAATATCACGGAAACTTGCGATGAAGATAATAATCTCCAACTCATCAGCAGGGTAAGTGTGGCGCCAAACATAACCGATGACCAGCAATTTCTGGCCGAAGATATTGAGAACCTGAAAGAGCGGGAGGGAATCGATGAAGTGTATACCGATGCGGGGTATACGGGAGAGGCGGCAGCCAAGGCAACAGCAACATATCAGGTAAGCCAGCACGTGAGTGCCATCAAGGGAAGGAAAAAAGAGAAGACGAGAGTGGGCCTGGAAGATTTCACCGTCACTCGAACCAGTGAAGGAAAGGTGACTGCTATCATCTGTCCAAATGGCCAGGGCGGGGAGCTGCGGGAAAGTAAAAAAGCAGCAGACCGCTATACCGCCGGGTTTTCTGCCGACGGCTGTCAGGCTTGCCCCTTTGTCAACCAGTGCCCGGCAAAGCGGCTGAAAAAGCGACCAAGTTATGTTCTTCATTTTACTGCGACCGATTTGCGGGTTGCCGCCACCAGGAAGCAGGTAGCAGAAACAGGAAAAGAGATTACCAATAAGCGGGCATCAATAGAGAGTACCGTTCGAAGTGTTATTCACCCCTTTGGTGGCCATCTCTGTAAACTACCAGTGCGGGGCAGGCATCGGGTTACCACCATGATGGTCTTGAGTGCCATGATGGTTAACATTCGCAGAATCAGGGGATACCTGTTTCCCGAAGATGGGTCAAAACCAATTCCGGATGGATATGCACTCTGTTAG
- the tnpC gene encoding IS66 family transposase codes for MEARDLLQIIRTHGASAHDSSVLDAADQLETALASQNRDLTTVHTLLSREQQEHILTRKLLAQTREEMAQAREEMAVLEEKLRIELARRYGKSSEKWKPTELETAHLFTEAEMLMVQPQSENPLEEDVPQSTSKPSQNQKKTASRGKRERLPDDLERETTILDIAEDQKICSECGREKQLIGKEVSEQLEMKPIEFYVKRIVRKTYACSCGNCGVEAAAAPAAVYPKSIMGDTVIAQVVASKYCDGLPFYRQERVLQRSGISISQQTMARAASRTADVFAPLVDLIGSELQRYPVVCADETRLRVLKDNGIKKDGTSYMWVAAGERAGHRLVRFLYEDGSRGANAARQLIGNFSGTLMCDGYGTYPAAVSDLPITLAACFAHVRRKFNDVLKGDRRNPQAQEAMKMIRELYAIEKDASGLDSEQILSIRQNRAKPVFDSFRLWLYEEGKRIPPKSALGRAVSYSVNLIDRLEIYLYNPSVPIDNNRAENAIRPFVVGRKAWLFNTESHGAKTSAALYTLIESAKANHLEPMHYLLFLFRCYQHFGEHAMPWQNLIPAPNLREYASEIGIKWGFD; via the coding sequence ATGGAAGCCCGCGATCTGTTACAGATTATCAGGACACACGGCGCAAGCGCCCACGATTCCTCTGTGCTTGACGCAGCCGATCAACTTGAAACGGCTCTTGCTTCACAGAACCGCGATCTGACGACAGTTCACACCCTGCTCAGCCGGGAACAGCAAGAACATATCCTCACGAGGAAGCTGCTGGCCCAAACGCGGGAAGAGATGGCTCAAGCACGGGAAGAGATGGCGGTCCTGGAGGAAAAGCTTCGCATCGAACTTGCCCGTAGATACGGTAAGTCCAGTGAAAAATGGAAGCCTACCGAACTGGAAACCGCTCATCTCTTTACCGAAGCTGAAATGCTTATGGTACAACCACAATCTGAAAACCCTCTTGAGGAAGATGTGCCTCAATCTACCTCAAAACCGTCGCAAAACCAGAAGAAGACCGCCTCCCGGGGAAAGCGGGAGCGATTACCAGATGACCTCGAACGGGAAACGACAATACTCGATATCGCTGAGGATCAAAAGATCTGCAGTGAGTGCGGCCGGGAAAAGCAGCTCATTGGGAAAGAGGTAAGCGAGCAGCTTGAGATGAAACCCATCGAATTCTATGTAAAGCGGATCGTTCGCAAGACCTATGCCTGTAGCTGCGGAAACTGCGGGGTCGAGGCTGCAGCTGCTCCTGCCGCCGTATACCCGAAATCGATCATGGGAGATACGGTTATCGCTCAGGTGGTTGCATCAAAGTATTGCGATGGACTGCCGTTTTACCGCCAGGAGCGGGTGCTGCAACGAAGCGGGATCAGTATATCCCAGCAGACCATGGCACGGGCAGCAAGCCGTACAGCGGATGTCTTTGCTCCGCTGGTGGATCTGATCGGTTCAGAGCTCCAGCGCTACCCGGTCGTCTGCGCCGATGAAACGCGGTTGCGGGTCTTGAAGGACAATGGGATAAAAAAGGACGGGACTTCATATATGTGGGTGGCAGCCGGCGAGCGTGCCGGCCACCGTTTGGTTCGATTCTTGTATGAAGACGGCAGTCGCGGTGCCAATGCGGCACGGCAACTGATAGGCAATTTCTCGGGGACCCTCATGTGTGATGGCTACGGTACATACCCGGCTGCGGTCAGTGATCTGCCGATAACACTTGCTGCTTGTTTTGCCCATGTCAGACGGAAATTCAATGACGTACTCAAGGGGGATCGGCGAAATCCTCAGGCACAGGAAGCGATGAAGATGATTCGGGAACTGTATGCTATTGAAAAAGATGCATCCGGACTGGATAGCGAACAGATACTGTCCATACGTCAGAACCGGGCAAAACCGGTGTTCGATTCATTTCGCCTCTGGCTGTATGAAGAGGGGAAGCGGATTCCTCCCAAGAGTGCATTGGGCAGAGCCGTTTCATATTCGGTTAACCTCATCGATCGACTGGAAATCTACCTTTATAATCCGTCGGTCCCCATAGACAACAACCGGGCGGAAAACGCGATTCGCCCGTTTGTGGTGGGACGCAAAGCGTGGCTGTTTAATACTGAAAGTCACGGTGCAAAAACCTCCGCCGCCTTGTATACCCTTATTGAATCGGCCAAAGCAAATCATCTGGAACCGATGCACTACCTGCTCTTTCTATTTCGCTGCTACCAGCACTTTGGCGAACACGCTATGCCCTGGCAAAACCTGATTCCCGCCCCCAATCTGAGGGAGTATGCATCTGAGATCGGAATCAAATGGGGATTCGACTAA